The genomic DNA GGGGCGTACGGGGGCGGAGCTGGCCCCCGAGCAGGAGGAGGCCGTCCGGCTCGCGCTCACCCAGAAGGTCGCGGTCCTGACCGGAGGCCCCGGCTGCGGCAAGTCGTTCACGGTCCGTTCGATCATCGAGCTGGCCCGCGCCAAGCGGGCCAAGGTCGTGCTCGCCGCCCCCACCGGCCGCGCCGCCAAACGCCTCGCCGAGCTGACCGGCGCCGAGGCCTCCACCGTGCACCGGCTCCTGGAGCTGAAGCCCGGCGGCGACGCGGCGTACGACAAGGACCGCCCGCTGGACGCCGACCTGGTGGTCGTGGACGAGGCCTCCATGCTCGACCTCCTCCTCGCCAACAAGCTGGTCAAGGCGGTCCCGCCGGGCGCCCACCTCCTCTTCGTCGGCGATGTCGACCAGCTGCCCAGCGTCGGCGCGGGCGAAGTGCTCCGGGACCTCCTCGCGGACGGCGGCCCCATCCCCGCCGTCCGCCTCACCCGCGTCTTCCGCCAGGCCCAGCAGTCCGGAGTCGTCACCAACGCGCACCGCATCAACTCCGGCCGGCACCCGCTCACCGACGGGATGAAGGACTTCTTCCTCTTCGTCGAGGACGACACCGAGGAGGCCGGCCGGCTCACGGTGGACGTCGCGGCCCGTCGCATTCCCGCCAAGTTCGGCCTCGATCCGCGGCGGGACGTCCAGGTGCTCGCCCCCATGCACCGGGGCCCCGCCGGCGCGGGCACGCTCAACGGCCTGCTCCAGCAGGCGGTCACCCCCGCCCGCCCGGACCTGCCCGAGAAGCGGTTCGGCGGCCGCGTCTTCCGCGTCGGCGACAAGGTCACCCAGATCCGCAACAATTACGAGAAGGGCGAAAACGGTGTCTTCAACGGCACCGTGGGCGTTGTCACCTCCCTCGACCTGGATGAACAGCGCCTGACGGTGCTGACCGACGAGGACGAGGAGGTGGCGTACGAGTTCGACGAACTCGACGAGCTGGCGCACGCCTACGCGGTGACCATCCACCGCTCGCAGGGCAGCGAGTACCCGGCCGTGGTGATCCCGGTCACCACCGGCGCCTGGATGATGCTCCAGCGCAATCTGCTCTACACAGCGGTGACCCGCGCCAAGAAGCTGGTCGTCCTCGTCGGTTCGCGCAAGGCGATAGGCCAGGCGGTGCGCACGGTATCGGCCGGACGGCGTTGCACGGCCCTGGACTTCAGGCTTTCCCCGCGGCCTCTCGCCCCCTGATCGACCGGCCCGACGCCCCGTGGCGGAAGGCGTCGCAAAAAATGATCGATCAAACGAGTCGTGAAGGTCACAGAGCACTTCCAGAACCAGGGCGAAGGGGGCAGGATGAGCAGGTTGGCGGCACTCAGTGCCGCCAATAGGCCCAATGGTCGACCCCGAGTGCACTCTCCTGCGCCAAATGGGGGATGGTAGAGACAGTCAGGGCACCTCGAAGAAGAGGCACAACGTCGGTGAGGGATGACGTGAGCGACAACTCTGTAGTACTGCGGTACGGCGATGGCGAGTACACCTACCCGGTGATCGACAGCACCGTCGGCGACAAGGGCTTCGACATCGGGAAGCTCCGCGCTCAGACCGGTCTGGTGACTCTGGACAGTGGGTACGGCAACACTGCCGCCTATAAATCCGCGATCACCTATCTCGACGGTGAGCAGGGCATCCTCCGGTACCGCGGCTACCCGATCGAGCAGCTGGCCGAGCGCTCCACCTTCCTGGAGGTGGCGTACCTGCTGATCAACGGCGAGCTGCCGACCGTCGACGAGCTCTCCACGTTCAAGGGCGAGATCACGCAGCACACCCTGCTGCACGAGGACGTCAAGAACTTCTACCGCGGCTTCCCGCGTGACGCCCACCCGATGGCGATGCTGTCCTCGGTGGTCTCCGCGCTGTCGACGTTCTACCAGGACAGCCACAACCCGTTCGACGAGAAGCAGCGCAATCTCTCCACGATCCGCCTTCTCGCCAAGCTTCCGACGATCGCGGCGTACGCCTACAAGAAGTCGATCGGTCACCCCTTCGTCTACCCGCGCAACGACCTCGGGTACGTCGAGAACTTCCTGCGCATGACCTTCTCGGTCCCGGCGCAGGACTACGACCTGGACCCGGTCGTCGTCTCCGCGCTCGACAAGCTGCTGATTCTGCACGCGGACCACGAGCAGAACTGTTCGACCTCCACCGTGCGTCTGGTCGGCTCGTCGCAGGCGAACATGTTCGCGTCGATCTCCGCCGGCATCTCCGCCCTCTGGGGCCCGCTGCACGGTGGCGCCAACCAGTCCGTCCTGGAGATGCTCGAGGGCATCCAGACGAGCGGTGGCGACGTCGACACCTTCATCCGCAAGGTGAAGAACAAGGAAGACGGCGTGAAGCTCATGGGCTTCGGGCACCGCGTCTACAAGAACTTCGACCCCCGCGCGAAGATCATCAAGGCG from Streptomyces avermitilis MA-4680 = NBRC 14893 includes the following:
- a CDS encoding citrate synthase produces the protein MSDNSVVLRYGDGEYTYPVIDSTVGDKGFDIGKLRAQTGLVTLDSGYGNTAAYKSAITYLDGEQGILRYRGYPIEQLAERSTFLEVAYLLINGELPTVDELSTFKGEITQHTLLHEDVKNFYRGFPRDAHPMAMLSSVVSALSTFYQDSHNPFDEKQRNLSTIRLLAKLPTIAAYAYKKSIGHPFVYPRNDLGYVENFLRMTFSVPAQDYDLDPVVVSALDKLLILHADHEQNCSTSTVRLVGSSQANMFASISAGISALWGPLHGGANQSVLEMLEGIQTSGGDVDTFIRKVKNKEDGVKLMGFGHRVYKNFDPRAKIIKAAAHDVLSALGKSDELLDIALKLEEHALADDYFVERKLYPNVDFYTGLIYRAMGFPTEMFTVLFALGRLPGWIAQWHEMIKEPGSRIGRPRQIYTGEVLRDFVPVEGR
- a CDS encoding ATP-dependent RecD-like DNA helicase — translated: MASGASRAAQPGTGERHLAVLEGVLERITYANEENGYTVARVDTGRGAGDLLTVVGSLLGAQVGESLRMEGRWGSHPQYGKQFTVENYTTVLPATVQGIRRYLGSGLVKGIGPVFADRITQHFGLDTLQIIEEEPKRLIEVPGLGPKRTKKITEAWEEQKAIKEVMLFLQTVEVSTSIAVRIYKKYGDASISVVKNQPYRLATDVWGIGFLTADKIAQSVGIPHDSPERVKAGLQYALSQSTDQGHCYLPEEQLIADAVKLLQVDTGLVIECLAELAAPSEEDGEPGVVRERLPGPDGGDPVTAIYLVPFHRAELSLSAQLLRLLRTDQDRMPGFHDVAWDKALDWLKGRTGAELAPEQEEAVRLALTQKVAVLTGGPGCGKSFTVRSIIELARAKRAKVVLAAPTGRAAKRLAELTGAEASTVHRLLELKPGGDAAYDKDRPLDADLVVVDEASMLDLLLANKLVKAVPPGAHLLFVGDVDQLPSVGAGEVLRDLLADGGPIPAVRLTRVFRQAQQSGVVTNAHRINSGRHPLTDGMKDFFLFVEDDTEEAGRLTVDVAARRIPAKFGLDPRRDVQVLAPMHRGPAGAGTLNGLLQQAVTPARPDLPEKRFGGRVFRVGDKVTQIRNNYEKGENGVFNGTVGVVTSLDLDEQRLTVLTDEDEEVAYEFDELDELAHAYAVTIHRSQGSEYPAVVIPVTTGAWMMLQRNLLYTAVTRAKKLVVLVGSRKAIGQAVRTVSAGRRCTALDFRLSPRPLAP